The Cololabis saira isolate AMF1-May2022 unplaced genomic scaffold, fColSai1.1 scf230, whole genome shotgun sequence genome contains a region encoding:
- the LOC133439745 gene encoding putative nuclease HARBI1 yields MPVIRVYLDEEADLKPDYRLTRASLANLVAITTSQQDHGWGHYLEVLVFVFWLASATSYRVVSRSFDIPRTTIFNMVHNMSGKLLKILPRVIRLPSINELEEIGNGFARLSGSPAFSRVVGSIDGCQIRIKPPSVDGLCYINRKLFPSIQLQAICDHKGRYLDIFAGYPGSVHDSRVLKNSPLYTEQQYPPQGFFILGDGGYPCLSAPIAIITPYKEPVHLATARRFNHHHAKARSIIERSFGSMKTRWRAIFFKALEVKPCFAPQIIACCAMLHNICLANGDIVEPADDWPGEDAGEPHHHQDQQSGDRIRERMAAAVSAPDGPVAALEHHDYL; encoded by the coding sequence ATGCCAGTCATCCGAGTGTATTTGGATGAGGAGGCAGATCTGAAGCCAGATTATCGGCTGACCAGAGCTTCCCTGGCCAACCTGGTTGCTATAACAACAAGCCAGCAAGACCATGGATGGGGCCACTACCTGGAGGTGCTGGTGTTTGTGTTCTGGCTTGCCAGTGCCACCTCGTACCGGGTAGTCTCGAGGAGCTTCGACATCCCTCGCACAACCATTTTTAACATGGTTCACAACATGTCGGGAAAGCTTTTAAAAATCCTACCAAGAGTTATCCGCCTACCATCCATTAATGAGCTGGAGGAGATAGGGAACGGGTTTGCCCGTCTCTCAGGCTCCCCTGCATTCTCCAGGGTAGTGGGCAGCATTGATGGGTGCCAAATACGGATTAAACCACCATCCGTTGATGGCCTGTGTTACATCAACAGGAAGCTGTTCCCATCCATACAGCTCCAGGCCATCTGTGACCACAAAGGCAGGTACCTGGATATTTTTGCAGGCTACCCAGGGTCTGTTCATGACTCCAGGGTCCTGAAAAACAGCCCTCTCTACACAGAGCAGCAGTATCCACCCCAAGGATTTTTTATCCTTGGGGATGGTGGGTACCCCTGTCTGTCTGCCCCCATCGCCATCATCACGCCTTACAAGGAGCCAGTCCACCTGGCTACAGCAAGGCGGTTCAACCACCACCACGCCAAAGCCAGGTCCATCATCGAGCGGTCTTTTGGCAGCATGAAGACTCGCTGGAGGGCCATTTTTTTTAAGGCGCTAGAGGTGAAACCCTGTTTTGCACCTCAGATCATCGCCTGTTGTGCCATGCTCCACAACATCTGCCTGGCCAACGGCGACATTGTGGAGCCAGCAGATGACTGGCCTGGTGAAGATGCTGGGGAGCCACATCACCACCAGGACCAGCAAAGTGGGGATCGCATCCGGGAGAGGATGGCTGCAGCCGTTTCTGCTCCTGATGGCCCAGTGGCAGCCCTGGAGCATCAtgattatttgtaa